One genomic window of Conger conger chromosome 7, fConCon1.1, whole genome shotgun sequence includes the following:
- the fdxacb1 gene encoding ferredoxin-fold anticodon-binding domain-containing protein 1 isoform X1 — protein sequence MTTRRKVLLVGEGNFSYSAALCQAGGDCVSVTATCLQSEEVARQQDGAEENLRLLKDCGAEVYFKVDCTRLTECEALAQRLYDSIIFNFPHCGRKSGVKKNRSLLAKFFHSCVKILAQCGEVHVALCNGQGGTPLDKPVREWHNSWQAVAMAAEAGLILSDICPFDRDKYQSYKCTGYRSQDKGFHVEGALTHTFTRSLPYTALQRVKMEALLERETVLFEIPEELSEYVNRDFLRPESRHPVRMVLEQLLRGLESDGPVRTLDTERPELFRNSPERLRACAPEAAPSEVYWIRSAETRAPGQDDGGPNGGQDGAARGYGLRPSLLMHVQEVVQHEDFRPGVLHASSGLVFRRAPVSRSGVSGAPALHQLLLVGAFPAESRPLLRLRRRLETLLSPHGFSFKEEEEEGGGEGAVNQVWVHLKGPSRVGRLAALPPAGESPESMQLCVVTLGLDPLALQLFSVPDWRLLWSPDPRFLEHFLPESPGPFRHFSVYPPAYMHDVSFWVEPDSFDELDFHALVRRASAGAVREVTLADRFRHPHMGHASLCYRLTYQSSDRALSRSHALGMQLKLRQLLPLHLQVTLR from the exons ATGACAACCCGGCGGAAAGTGCTCCTTGTCGGCGAGGGTAACTTCTCCTACTCAGCCGCCCTGTGCCAGGCTGGCGGGGACTGTGTGAGCGTGACGGCCACCTGCCTGCAGTCTGAAGAGGTTGCAAGGCAGCAGGACGGCGCGGAAGAGAATTTACGGCTTCTCAAAGATTGCG GAGCTGAGGTGTACTTCAAGGTGGACTGCACACGTTTGACGGAGTGCGAGGCGctggcccaacggctgtacgacTCCATCATCTTTAATTTCCCTCACTGTGGTCGCAAGAGTGGGGTGAAGAAAAATCGCAGCCTGTTGGCGAAGTTCTTTCACAG CTGTGTGAAAATACTGGCACAGTGCGGCGAGGTACACGTGGCGCTGTGTAATGGGCAAGGGGGCACACCATTGGACAAGCCCGTGAGGGAGTGGCATAATAGCTGGCaggctgttgccatggcagctgAGGCGGGGCTTATCCTGAGTGACATCTGCCCCTTTGACCGGGACAAATACCAGAGCTACAAGTGTACAGGTTACAG GAGCCAGGACAAAGGCTTTCATGTGGAAGGTGCGCTCACTCACACGTTTACACGCAGCCTGCCATACACCGCACTGCAGAGAGTCAAAATGGAGGCCCTGCTGGAACGGGAGACTGTGCTCTTTGAGATTCCAGAAGAGTTGAGCGAATATGTGAACAG GGATTTCCTGCGTCCGGAGTCGCGGCACCCGGTCCGGATGGTTCTGGAGCAGCTGCTGAGGGGGCTGGAGTCCGACGGGCCGGTGCGAACGCTGGACACGGAGAGGCCCGAGCTCTTCCGAAACTCCCCGGAGAGGCTGCGGGCCTGCGCCCCCGAGGCGGCCCCCTCCGAGGTGTACTGGATCCGCTCTGCGGAGACCCGCGCGCCGGGCCAGGACGACGGCGGGCCCAACGGCGGGCAGGACGGGGCCGCTCGGGGCTACGGGCTCCGGCCGTCCCTGCTGATGCACGTCCAGGAGGTGGTGCAGCACGAGGACTTCCGCCCCGGGGTGCTGCACGCGTCCAGCGGCCTGGTGTTCCGCCGCGCCCCCGTCTCCCGGAGCGGGGTCAGCGGCGCCCCAGCCCTCCACCAGCTCCTTCTGGTGGGGGCCTTCCCCGCGGAGTCCCGGCCCCTCCTACGGCTCCGGCGCCGCCTGGAGACCCTCCTGTCCCCGCACGGCTTCTCTTttaaggaggaggaggaggagggggggggagaaggagcAGTGAATCAGGTGTGGGTGCATTTGAAGGGCCCCTCCAGGGTGGGTCGCCTGGCGGCGCTGCCCCCGGCGGGCGAGAGCCCTGAGAGCATGCAGCTGTGCGTGGTCACGCTCGGCCTGGACCCGCTGGCCCTGCAGCTCTTCTCCGTGCCCGACTGGCGCCTGCTGTGGAGCCCCGACCCGCGCTTCCTGGAGCACTTCCTCCCCGAGTCGCCCGGGCCCTTCCGCCACTTCTCCGTGTACCCGCCGGCGTACATGCACGACGTCAGCTTCTGGGTGGAGCCCGACAGCTTCGACGAGCTGGACTTCCACGCCCTGGTGCGGCGGGCGTCGGCGGGCGCCGTCAGGGAGGTGACGCTAGCGGACCGCTTCCGCCACCCCCACATGGGGCACGCCAGCCTCTGCTACCGTCTGACCTACCAGTCCTCAGACCGCGCCCTCTCGCGCAGCCACGCTCTCGGCATGCAGCTGAAGCTACGCCAGCTCCTGCCGCTGCACCTTCAGGTCACCCTGAGGTAG
- the fdxacb1 gene encoding ferredoxin-fold anticodon-binding domain-containing protein 1 isoform X2 translates to MTTRRKVLLVGEGNFSYSAALCQAGGDCVSVTATCLQSEEVARQQDGAEENLRLLKDCGAEVYFKVDCTRLTECEALAQRLYDSIIFNFPHCGRKSGVKKNRSLLAKFFHSCVKILAQCGEVHVALCNGQGGTPLDKPVREWHNSWQAVAMAAEAGLILSDICPFDRDKYQSYKCTGYSLPYTALQRVKMEALLERETVLFEIPEELSEYVNRDFLRPESRHPVRMVLEQLLRGLESDGPVRTLDTERPELFRNSPERLRACAPEAAPSEVYWIRSAETRAPGQDDGGPNGGQDGAARGYGLRPSLLMHVQEVVQHEDFRPGVLHASSGLVFRRAPVSRSGVSGAPALHQLLLVGAFPAESRPLLRLRRRLETLLSPHGFSFKEEEEEGGGEGAVNQVWVHLKGPSRVGRLAALPPAGESPESMQLCVVTLGLDPLALQLFSVPDWRLLWSPDPRFLEHFLPESPGPFRHFSVYPPAYMHDVSFWVEPDSFDELDFHALVRRASAGAVREVTLADRFRHPHMGHASLCYRLTYQSSDRALSRSHALGMQLKLRQLLPLHLQVTLR, encoded by the exons ATGACAACCCGGCGGAAAGTGCTCCTTGTCGGCGAGGGTAACTTCTCCTACTCAGCCGCCCTGTGCCAGGCTGGCGGGGACTGTGTGAGCGTGACGGCCACCTGCCTGCAGTCTGAAGAGGTTGCAAGGCAGCAGGACGGCGCGGAAGAGAATTTACGGCTTCTCAAAGATTGCG GAGCTGAGGTGTACTTCAAGGTGGACTGCACACGTTTGACGGAGTGCGAGGCGctggcccaacggctgtacgacTCCATCATCTTTAATTTCCCTCACTGTGGTCGCAAGAGTGGGGTGAAGAAAAATCGCAGCCTGTTGGCGAAGTTCTTTCACAG CTGTGTGAAAATACTGGCACAGTGCGGCGAGGTACACGTGGCGCTGTGTAATGGGCAAGGGGGCACACCATTGGACAAGCCCGTGAGGGAGTGGCATAATAGCTGGCaggctgttgccatggcagctgAGGCGGGGCTTATCCTGAGTGACATCTGCCCCTTTGACCGGGACAAATACCAGAGCTACAAGTGTACAGGTTACAG CCTGCCATACACCGCACTGCAGAGAGTCAAAATGGAGGCCCTGCTGGAACGGGAGACTGTGCTCTTTGAGATTCCAGAAGAGTTGAGCGAATATGTGAACAG GGATTTCCTGCGTCCGGAGTCGCGGCACCCGGTCCGGATGGTTCTGGAGCAGCTGCTGAGGGGGCTGGAGTCCGACGGGCCGGTGCGAACGCTGGACACGGAGAGGCCCGAGCTCTTCCGAAACTCCCCGGAGAGGCTGCGGGCCTGCGCCCCCGAGGCGGCCCCCTCCGAGGTGTACTGGATCCGCTCTGCGGAGACCCGCGCGCCGGGCCAGGACGACGGCGGGCCCAACGGCGGGCAGGACGGGGCCGCTCGGGGCTACGGGCTCCGGCCGTCCCTGCTGATGCACGTCCAGGAGGTGGTGCAGCACGAGGACTTCCGCCCCGGGGTGCTGCACGCGTCCAGCGGCCTGGTGTTCCGCCGCGCCCCCGTCTCCCGGAGCGGGGTCAGCGGCGCCCCAGCCCTCCACCAGCTCCTTCTGGTGGGGGCCTTCCCCGCGGAGTCCCGGCCCCTCCTACGGCTCCGGCGCCGCCTGGAGACCCTCCTGTCCCCGCACGGCTTCTCTTttaaggaggaggaggaggagggggggggagaaggagcAGTGAATCAGGTGTGGGTGCATTTGAAGGGCCCCTCCAGGGTGGGTCGCCTGGCGGCGCTGCCCCCGGCGGGCGAGAGCCCTGAGAGCATGCAGCTGTGCGTGGTCACGCTCGGCCTGGACCCGCTGGCCCTGCAGCTCTTCTCCGTGCCCGACTGGCGCCTGCTGTGGAGCCCCGACCCGCGCTTCCTGGAGCACTTCCTCCCCGAGTCGCCCGGGCCCTTCCGCCACTTCTCCGTGTACCCGCCGGCGTACATGCACGACGTCAGCTTCTGGGTGGAGCCCGACAGCTTCGACGAGCTGGACTTCCACGCCCTGGTGCGGCGGGCGTCGGCGGGCGCCGTCAGGGAGGTGACGCTAGCGGACCGCTTCCGCCACCCCCACATGGGGCACGCCAGCCTCTGCTACCGTCTGACCTACCAGTCCTCAGACCGCGCCCTCTCGCGCAGCCACGCTCTCGGCATGCAGCTGAAGCTACGCCAGCTCCTGCCGCTGCACCTTCAGGTCACCCTGAGGTAG
- the gig2p gene encoding grass carp reovirus (GCRV)-induced gene 2p, whose protein sequence is MSIEFYGWEVTYDDVQHLQAQQQPKSGRLYIMYHGTKVQTARDIIQHGFRQSPDGMLGAGVYISRDQKKAERYPLRSPVTDRVVLKLRADLGKVKRIDQDNHPMQKSWHTQGYDTAWVPPNCGMKSVPSGLEEDCVWDVGRIEVIDIALAPNTTILAELRGLIAQNAQSRMAVNGQGSEGTCRICKKAAPSPHSAERCWGCGANICVLMNKHFCPVGS, encoded by the coding sequence ATGTCCATCGAATTTTACGGCTGGGAGGTGACTTACGATGACGTCCAGCACCTGCAGGCGCAACAGCAGCCCAAATCGGGCAGGCTCTACATCATGTATCACGGCACTAAAGTACAGACTGCCCGTGACATCATACAGCACGGATTCCGACAGTCTCCCGACGGCATGCTGGGTGCCGGCGTGTACATCAGCCGCGACCAGAAGAAAGCCGAGCGCTATCCTCTCAGAAGTCCTGTCACCGACCGGGTTGTTCTGAAGCTGCGTGCGGACCTGGGAAAAGTCAAGCGCATCGACCAAGACAACCACCCCATGCAGAAATCTTGGCACACCCAGGGCTACGACACCGCCTGGGTGCCCCCGAACTGTGGCATGAAGTCCGTGCCCAGCGGCCTGGAAGAGGACTGCGTGTGGGACGTCGGTCGCATCGAGGTGATCGACATCGCCCTGGCGCCAAACACCACCATCCTAGCCGAACTGAGGGGTCTGATCGCCCAGAATGCACAGAGCAGAATGGCTGTTAACGGTCAGGGATCCGAAGGAACGTGCCGGATCTGCAAGAAGGCGGCGCCATCCCCTCACAGCGCAGAGAGGTGCTGGGGCTGTGGAGCCAACATCTGCGTCCTCATGAACAAACATTTCTGCCCGGTGGGAAGCTGA